A section of the Anaerolineales bacterium genome encodes:
- the rpiB gene encoding ribose 5-phosphate isomerase B, translating into MRVAIAADHAGFPLKERVIQTVRAAGHEPIDLGTNDTQPVDYPDFAEKVGGAVQRGEAERGIILCGSGVGASIAANKLKGIRSGVCHDTYTAHQGVEHDDMNVLAIGGRVIGPELAVEIVRAYLGAKYTGEERHARRVGKVQAIEARGVASK; encoded by the coding sequence ATGCGAGTCGCGATTGCAGCCGACCACGCCGGGTTTCCGCTCAAGGAGAGAGTGATCCAGACGGTGCGCGCCGCCGGCCACGAGCCGATCGACCTGGGAACCAACGACACCCAACCGGTGGACTACCCGGACTTCGCCGAGAAGGTCGGAGGAGCGGTCCAGCGAGGTGAGGCGGAGCGCGGCATCATCCTGTGCGGTTCGGGGGTCGGGGCCTCGATCGCCGCCAACAAGCTGAAGGGCATCCGCAGCGGCGTCTGCCATGACACCTACACCGCCCACCAGGGTGTCGAACATGACGACATGAATGTCCTGGCCATCGGCGGGCGTGTGATCGGTCCTGAGCTGGCGGTCGAGATCGTACGCGCCTACCTGGGGGCGAAGTACACGGGTGAGGAGCGCCACGCCCGTCGCGTCGGCAAGGTGCAGGCGATCGAGGCCCGTGGAGTCGCCTCGAAATAA